The Leucothrix mucor DSM 2157 DNA window AAACGCTGGAAGGCATTAGCAATGGCAAGATCGATATCATTATCGGCACCCATAAGCTTATCCAAGGCACAGTTGATTTTAAAAACCTCGGTTTGGTGATTGTCGATGAAGAGCATCGCTTCGGGGTGCGCCATAAAGAACAGCTGAAGAAAATGCGCGCCAATGTCGATATGCTGACTATGACGGCCACGCCAATTCCACGTACCTTGAATATGTCGCTATCCGGCCTGCGCGATCTGTCAATTATTGCCACGCCACCAGCAGCCCGTCATGCCATTAAGACCTTTATTAATGAGTGGGATAAAAACACCATCCAGGAAGCTTGTGCCCGTGAGTTATCGCGTGGTGGACAGGTGTACTTCCTGCACAATGAAGTCAAAAGTATCGGCAAAATTACTGATGATCTAAAAGCCATTCTGCCAGATGCTGATATTCGTTTCGCTCACGGACAAATGCCGGAACGCGAACTCGAAGACATCATGAAAGACTTCTACCACCAGCGATTCCAGATTCTGGTGGCAACCACGATTATCGAAAGTGGTATCGACGTACCCACGGCGAATACCATTCTGATTAATCGGGCAGATAAGTTAGGACTGGCGCAGCTGCATCAGTTACGTGGCCGTGTGGGTCGTTCGCACCATAAAGCCTATGCTTACCTGATTGTGCCGAACCGCAAAAACTTGACGACGGACGCTAAAAAGCGCCTTGAAGCGTTGGAGTCTCTGGAAGACTTGGGCGTTGGTTTCACATTGGCCTCGCACGATTTAGAGATTCGTGGTGCGGGAGAATTACTGGGTGATGATCAAAGTGGTCAAATTCAGGAAATCGGCTTTACTATGTATAACGATTTGCTGGAGCGTGCAGTCAAAGCACTGAAAGCCGGTCGCTTGCCAGAACTTGAGTTTAATAACAGCACACGCACCACGGTTGACCTTGGCGTGCCGGCTCTGATTCCAGCGGACTACTTGCCCGATGTGCATAATCGCCTGATTCTATATAAACGCATTGCCAGCGCAGATGATGCGGAAGCCTTGCGTGAACTGCGCGTAGAAATGATCGACCGCTTTGGCTTACTACCAGAAGCCTGTAATAACTTATTTGAAAATACGCGCCTAAAACAAATCGCGCAGGAAATGGGTATTCGCAAGCTGGAGCTGGCTGCTGAAGGTGGCCGCATCGTGTTTAATGAAACACCCAATATCGACCCAATGAAACTGATTCAACTGGTTCAGAAACGCCCTTGGGAGTTTAAACTCAACGGTCAGGATAAGATTAATTTCGAATATCCGGAGTCTAATGTTGAGCAGCGGATACAGTGGATTAAGCGCTTCTTTAATGACATCCGACCCGATGCCAGCGCCTGAACCAGTCGTGGCATTTAAAATTAATCGAAAATAATTAAATCCGGCAAACGCTCCAGCTGCGTAGACCTCAGTGTAAGAGAAATACTGAAGTTACTTAACGTTAGGAGCATTTCCATGATTAAGATGATCACATCAATTAGTTTAGCCGCTACTTTATTCACATCAGCTGCGTTCGCTGGAAGCCATGCGATGGCACCAATGGCTGTTATGGGGCAAGATCAGGATGTCTCCGCAGGAACCGTCACTGCCACTAAAATCATGGCTGAGAAAAATGGCTGGATGGTCGTGCACCGTACGGATGACACCATGAAGCCAGGTCCGGTAGTCGGTTACGCACCATTGAAGATGGGTGAGAACCAAGACGTGACCGCGATTTTGACACAGCCAATCCCTAAAGGTGAAAAGCTGATGTTGATGCTGCATGGCGAAGCCGGTGGCATGAAGACTGGCGTCTTTGAATACACACTCGGCGCTAAAGAAGATGGCCCGGTGAAGGTTGATGGCCAACTGGTCATGATCGTAGTCAACACGCTATAAATTAATGGGCACGCAGAGCATCAGGCTTTGCGTGCCTTTTTAATCCCCGCTCCACTCCCATTGTCACAGCCTCCCCGCTTATCCTCATACCTTCCTCGTTAGTCTCCATAGCTAAGCCCAACACATAATTGCAAACAGGAATGACTTGCATTCACATTTTTGATTCATTATCATCTTGCGAATGAGAACACTTCCTATTAACAACCTTTGCACGACATAACAATGACTGAATCTACCTTGCGCAGTGTCGACCTGGCCGAAATTATGGCCGATAGCAAAAAGATCATCCTGAAACACGGGGAGAAGCCTTATTTGCTAAGCATTACCCGTCGCGGCAAGCTCATTCTCACTGCAGCAGAGACAAACGATGAGAATGAAAACGCCAAAACCGACGCCCAATAATCACTAACTCCCCCGGTCAGCTTTAGCCAGCTTGTATTTTCTAATCCAGCCAGCCCAAGCACCTGTTGCCCTCCTCTGAAAATGGACTGAAATATACCTATGAAACTGACCCGAACGCTACTGACCCAACTCACACTTTCAAGCGCCCTGATTTTTGGCGCAGGCAATGTCATGGCAGAAACGGCTACCCCGAAAGCAGCCATGAATACTTATGTCGAGATCGCTTATGCGGCTTACTCCGACTCACTAAGCACGGCAAAAGCGCTGCAAACTGCGGTTAATGAATTTCTAAAAGTGCCATCTGAAGCAACACATAAAGCCGCAAAGCAAGCATGGCTGGCCGCTCGTGTTCCTTATGGACAAACTGAAGCATTCCGCTTTGCAAATCCAAATGTGGATGATTGGGAAGGCAAGGTTAACGCATGGCCATTGGATGAAGGACTGATTGATTACGTCGGCACCACTTACGAACATGAAGACGGCAATACCTTTGGTGAAGCCAATATCATTGCAGGTGATCAGGAAATAACGACTGAATTGCTGGAGTCATTCCACGAAAAAGGTGGCTCTGAAGCCAATGTTGCAACAGGCTATCACGCCATTGAATTTTTATTGTGGGGTCAGGATTTAAATGCCAAGCCCGATGATGCAGGTACTCGCCCTTACACGGATTATGTCACCGGCAAAGATTGCACCAACGGTAACTGCGAGCGCCGCGGCCAATACCTGAAAGTTGCTACTGACTTATTGGTTAGCGATTTAGAAACCATGGTTGCTGATTGGAAACCAGGAAGCGATAACTACCGTAAAAGCTTTTTGGCACTGGAAGAAAATGAAGCCTTACGCCGCATGCTATTTGCATTGGGTAGCTTGAGCTTGGGTGAATTAGCGGGTGAACGCATCAATGTTGCACTACTAGCACACTCTCAAGAAGATGAGCACTCTTGCTTTAGTGATAACACGCACACCGATATCGCTGAAAATGCACGTGGTATTCAGAACATCTTTACCGGCACCTACATTCGCAGCAATGGCGATAAAGTGACTGGCGTGAGCTTGGCCGATCTGGTTGCCGAA harbors:
- a CDS encoding DUF7282 domain-containing protein translates to MIKMITSISLAATLFTSAAFAGSHAMAPMAVMGQDQDVSAGTVTATKIMAEKNGWMVVHRTDDTMKPGPVVGYAPLKMGENQDVTAILTQPIPKGEKLMLMLHGEAGGMKTGVFEYTLGAKEDGPVKVDGQLVMIVVNTL
- the hemP gene encoding hemin uptake protein HemP; protein product: MTESTLRSVDLAEIMADSKKIILKHGEKPYLLSITRRGKLILTAAETNDENENAKTDAQ
- a CDS encoding imelysin family protein; its protein translation is MKLTRTLLTQLTLSSALIFGAGNVMAETATPKAAMNTYVEIAYAAYSDSLSTAKALQTAVNEFLKVPSEATHKAAKQAWLAARVPYGQTEAFRFANPNVDDWEGKVNAWPLDEGLIDYVGTTYEHEDGNTFGEANIIAGDQEITTELLESFHEKGGSEANVATGYHAIEFLLWGQDLNAKPDDAGTRPYTDYVTGKDCTNGNCERRGQYLKVATDLLVSDLETMVADWKPGSDNYRKSFLALEENEALRRMLFALGSLSLGELAGERINVALLAHSQEDEHSCFSDNTHTDIAENARGIQNIFTGTYIRSNGDKVTGVSLADLVAEKDIDLSNSLTTKLANSQSKAEAVVKAAEAGEHFDQQITPDNEAGNTRVKAIIDALRLQTGDIEASAKALGIDSLNPETSDSFGE